From one Lotus japonicus ecotype B-129 chromosome 3, LjGifu_v1.2 genomic stretch:
- the LOC130744672 gene encoding uncharacterized protein LOC130744672: MRWYSRVSHVFIIPEDRREELSAVSAIRRGVELLEQSLEVPGALAPGTQPRILTERALDLFRRSSFVGTQGVAFSAIRGAASAGGRARGGRARGGRPRGGGARGGRARGEGDPGEGVRGGRARGPRGRRGRGRGE; this comes from the exons atgaggtggtatagcagagtgtcccatgtgttcatcatccctgaggataggagggaggagcttagtgccgtg tctgccatacgtaggggtgtggagttgttggagcagtccCTGGAGGTGCCAGGTGCTCTTGCTCCAGGGACACAGCCCCGAATCCTCACGGAGAGGGCGCTCGATCTCTTTCGACGGAGTTCCTTCGTTGGTACACAAGGAGTTGCCTTTTCTGCTATTCGAGGAGCCGCATCTgcgggaggcagagctcgtggaggcagagctcgtggaggcagaccccgtggaggcggagctcgtggaggcagagctcgtggagagggTGATCCTGGAGAGGGTGTTCGTGGAGGTCGAGCTCGTGGACCCAGAGGTCGCAGGGGGCGGGGTCGGGGAGAGTGA
- the LOC130744673 gene encoding uncharacterized protein LOC130744673, giving the protein MLRNSKGDLATSWDASHSLTTNRHTEIVASFERSMNKIDHLFKTPFYTNIRGFVSIKCLKLIDAELTRMRACGGRCDCLLRETHGLPCGCQLADYERIPYEAIHPFWKSLSWEHVPVADTGSSDICGLNHGEMHPEVEALTRYFHSLDTGEQSMVRRKLQAIYCPEMSTLCTPELRIKSNRTAKLKKSKQPKGQAIGSLTRDPSAFELTDKKIKEEKKSSQPAKRKKRVKKSDTSHFMCNFLAFLHPYIDTVTDVEDDGNCGYRSIAALLGHSAGQDGWPWVRASLIQELETNVLMYNRMWGTDVVYGLYDRLTLPIGDPATPDKWFQLPEMGYLVATKYQLVLLQLTPGHPMPTIAPQWDWHADLASKYWRNLYGPHLGIMWPLSQVVVNDENLDIIVDWQDPTGAVDASIRRKAFTHSEFANDITVGSVLVLQKV; this is encoded by the exons atgttgcggaacagtaagggtgacctggccacatcatgggatgcgtcgcatagtttgaccaccaatcgtcacactgagatagtagcatcgtttgagcgcagtatgaataaaattgatcaccttttcaagacccctttctacacaaatattagGGGATTTGTGTCAATCAAATGCCTGAAACTCATTGATGCTGAATTGACAAGAATGCGAGCCTGCGGCGGCAGATGCGATTGcttattgagagagactcatggactaccttgcggttgtcaacttgcag attatgagaggattccgtacgaggccattcatccattctggaagagcctaagttgggagcatgtacctgttgcagatactggcagctcagatatttgcggactaaaccatggagagatgcacccagaagttgaggcactgacacgttatttccattctttggatactggagagcagagtatggtaaggaggaagcttcaggCGATATATTGTCCTGAAATGAGTACACTATGTACTCCTGAGCTTCGGATAAAGTCCAACCGCACTGCTAAGTTGAAGAAGAGCAAACAACCCAAGGGTcaagcaataggatccttgactcgtgatccttcagcgtttgaacttactgacaagaagattaaagaggaaaagaagtcttcacaaccagcaaagaggaagaagcgtgtgaagaagtctgatacaagccatTTCATGTGTAACTTTCTAGCCTTTCTCCATCCATATATTGACACAGTTAcagatgttgaggatgatggtaactgtggctatagatccATTGCTGCATTACTGGGGCATTCCGCCGGTCAGGACGGTTGGCCTTGGGTTAGGGCTTCATTGATACAAGAACTTGAGACCAATGTGTTAATGTATAATAGGATGTGGGGCACAGATGTTGTTTATGGCTTATATGATCGTCTCACTCTTCCTATTGGTGACCCGGCCACCCCTGACAAATGGTttcaactgccagagatgggataccttgttgcCACAAAGTACCAATTGGTTCTC CTCCAATTAACTcctggacatcctatgccgaCTATTGCTCCCCAGTGGGATTGGCACGCTGATCTTGCCTCCAAATACTGGCGCAACCTATATGGTCCACATTTAGGCAT AATGTGGCCCTTATCACAGGTTGTTGTTAATGATGAAAATCTAGACATCATCGTAGATTGGCAG GACCCGACGGGTGCTGTTGATGCTAGCATCCGCCGCAAGGCCTTTACTCACAGTGAATTTGCGAatgacataactgttggatctgttctcgttctccaaaaggtctgA
- the LOC130745713 gene encoding probable protein phosphatase 2C 60 isoform X1, with protein MGIYLSSPKTEKASDDGENDRLRYGLSSMQGWRASMEDAHAALPCLDESTSYFAVYDGHGGKAVSKFCAKYLHQQMLKHEAYIAGDIGTSLQKTFLRMDEMMRGQRGWRELAVLGDKMEKLSGMLEGLIWSPRSSEANDRVDDWAFEEGPHSDFTGPNSGSTACVAVIRGNKLVVANAGDSRCVISRKGQAHNLSKDHKPDLEVEKDRILKAGGFIQVGRVNGSLNLARAIGDMEFKQNKYLPAEKQIVTADPDITSVELCDDDEFLVIACDGIWDCMSSQQLVDFIQGQLKTENKLSVVCEKVFDRCLAPTAGGEGCDNMTMILIQFKSSWNPDTSAANQTESSAQPSEADSSSDNQSEFQTSVDGH; from the exons ATGGGGATTTATCTAAGCTCCCCCAAAACCGAGAAGGCCTCTGACGATGGTGAGAATGACAGGCTTCGCTATGGTTTGTCTTCCATGCAGGGCTGGCGTGCTTCCATGGAAGATGCT CATGCAGCTTTACCATGTTTGGATGAATCTACATCTTACTTTGCTGTTTATGATGGCCATGGAG GCAAAGCAGTTTCTAAATTCTGTGCTAAGTATCTACACCAGCAGATGCTTAAGCATGAAGCTTACATAGCTGGAGATATAGGCACATCTTTACAGAAAACTTTCCTCAG AATGGATGAGATGATGCGCGGACAAAGAGGGTGGAGAGAGTTGGCAGTCTTGGGAGATAAAATGGAAAAGTTATCTGGTATGCTTGAGGGGTTGATATGGTCTCCTAGAAGTAGTGAAGCCAATGACCGTGTCGATGATTGGGCTTTTGAGGAG GGGCCCCATTCTGATTTCACTGGACCAAACTCTGGAAGCACAGCTTGTGTGGCTGTCATCCGAGGAAACAAACTTGTTGTCGCAAATGCTGGTGATTCTAGATGTGTAATATCAAGGAAGGGCCAG GCACACAATTTGTCTAAAGATCACAAGCCTGAccttgaggttgagaaagaCAGGATTCTGAAAGCTGGTGGTTTCATCCAAGTTGGACGGGTCAACGGAAGTTTGAACTTGGCTAGAGCAATCG GAGATATGGAATTCAAGCAAAACAAGTATTTACCTGCTGAAAAGCAGATTGTGACAGCTGATCCAGACATAACTTCA GTTGAGCTTTGCGATGATGATGAATTTCTTGTAATTGCTTGTGATGGGATATG GGATTGCATGTCTAGCCAACAGCTTGTGGACTTTATACAGGGACAGTTAAAAACA GAGAATAAGCTTTCTGTGGTTTGTGAGAAAGTATTTGATAGGTGCTTGGCACCAACAGCTGGTGGTGAGGGATGTGATAACATGACCATGATCCTGATCCAGTTCAAAAGTTCTTGGAATCCAGACACTTCTGCTGCAAACCAGACTGAGTCGTCTGCTCAACCGTCTGAGGCTGATAGTAGTTCAGACAATCAGAGTGAATTTCAGACCTCAGTAGATGGCCATTGA
- the LOC130745713 gene encoding probable protein phosphatase 2C 60 isoform X2 translates to MGIYLSSPKTEKASDDGENDRLRYGLSSMQGWRASMEDAHAALPCLDESTSYFAVYDGHGGKAVSKFCAKYLHQQMLKHEAYIAGDIGTSLQKTFLRMDEMMRGQRGWRELAVLGDKMEKLSGMLEGLIWSPRSSEANDRVDDWAFEEGPHSDFTGPNSGSTACVAVIRGNKLVVANAGDSRCVISRKGQAHNLSKDHKPDLEVEKDRILKAGGFIQVGRVNGSLNLARAIGDMEFKQNKYLPAEKQIVTADPDITSVELCDDDEFLVIACDGIW, encoded by the exons ATGGGGATTTATCTAAGCTCCCCCAAAACCGAGAAGGCCTCTGACGATGGTGAGAATGACAGGCTTCGCTATGGTTTGTCTTCCATGCAGGGCTGGCGTGCTTCCATGGAAGATGCT CATGCAGCTTTACCATGTTTGGATGAATCTACATCTTACTTTGCTGTTTATGATGGCCATGGAG GCAAAGCAGTTTCTAAATTCTGTGCTAAGTATCTACACCAGCAGATGCTTAAGCATGAAGCTTACATAGCTGGAGATATAGGCACATCTTTACAGAAAACTTTCCTCAG AATGGATGAGATGATGCGCGGACAAAGAGGGTGGAGAGAGTTGGCAGTCTTGGGAGATAAAATGGAAAAGTTATCTGGTATGCTTGAGGGGTTGATATGGTCTCCTAGAAGTAGTGAAGCCAATGACCGTGTCGATGATTGGGCTTTTGAGGAG GGGCCCCATTCTGATTTCACTGGACCAAACTCTGGAAGCACAGCTTGTGTGGCTGTCATCCGAGGAAACAAACTTGTTGTCGCAAATGCTGGTGATTCTAGATGTGTAATATCAAGGAAGGGCCAG GCACACAATTTGTCTAAAGATCACAAGCCTGAccttgaggttgagaaagaCAGGATTCTGAAAGCTGGTGGTTTCATCCAAGTTGGACGGGTCAACGGAAGTTTGAACTTGGCTAGAGCAATCG GAGATATGGAATTCAAGCAAAACAAGTATTTACCTGCTGAAAAGCAGATTGTGACAGCTGATCCAGACATAACTTCA GTTGAGCTTTGCGATGATGATGAATTTCTTGTAATTGCTTGTGATGGGATATGGTAG
- the LOC130745715 gene encoding chaperone protein dnaJ 8, chloroplastic-like: MAAVAAGIVGGNGSSGSWMQFRNKERKQAKANRARVSCSYSSSVMDPYKTLKIQPGASETEVRKAFRQLALQYHPDVCRGSNCGVQFHLINEAYDVVMANLRGESNEAETYGAYEVVTDEPFRGMHDPDYDMWEEWMGWEGAGIRDYTSHINPYI; the protein is encoded by the exons ATGGCTGCTGTGGCTGCTGGTATTGTTGGTGGTAATGGGTCATCTGGTTCTTGGATGCAGTTCAGGAACAAGGAGAGGAAGCAGGCTAAGGCTAACAGGGCAAGGGTTAGTTGTTCCTATTCTTCTTCTGTGATGGATCCTTATAAGACCTTGAAGATTCAACCTGGTGCCTCTGAAACTGAGGTCAGGAAGGCTTTCAGGCAGCTTGCTTTGCAG TATCATCCAGATGTATGCAGAGGGAGCAATTGTGGGGTGCAGTTTCATCTGATCAATGAGGCTTATGAT GTTGTGATGGCCAATTTGAGAGGAGAATCAAATGAGGCAGAAACGTATGGGGCGTATGAAGTAGTGACTGATGAACCGTTTAGGGGAATGCATGATCCAGATTATGACATGTGGGAAGAGTGGATGGGTTGGGAAGGAGCAGGAATCCGTGACTACACTTCTCATATCAATCCTTACATCTGA